From Malaya genurostris strain Urasoe2022 chromosome 2, Malgen_1.1, whole genome shotgun sequence:
ccttgccgggaccgcaatattatacggtgcgagaggtcgaaaaatttggtaagaaagctatggtctggcaaacaattcgtagctgcggtaagatttcgaaacccttcatcaccactgcttcaatgaacagcgaaatatgcatcaaggaatgtttacaaaaacgacttctacccatgattcgaagccacaaggatcctgttgtcttctggccagatcttgcttcttgccactactcgaaatcaacggtagaattgtatactaccgaaaatgtcactttcgtcccaaaagacatgaatccaccaaattgcccacaacttcgaccaattgaggaattttgggcattaacgaagacacgtcttaggaaacatgtctcggcagctgaaaccatgcaacagttcgaaaaagattggaaaaagtgtcaaaacttgtcgccaagaagtctgtacggaatttaatgaggaacagtcgcaagaaggtgcgccagcaagtctacaatggctaagtagcaaatgttgagaataatattctgttgttgtagtctaatattatcagtatatcgaataaaatttgaatatctaacacttgtgaattatttacagcgaaatcaaagtgcgtccatactttctgggatagtctttatattgttcatatttttttatatgtgaACGATAGAACGATATTTAGATATTTAGATTAGTCTCCAAGATCTCCAAAATAGTATTAGGAGCTTTTTACCtgtttagaaaaaaagttaagcttcttatataaaaaatgttAGTAGAATTCAGCACCAAGAAATTTTTAAGAATAATTAGAAAATCACAATGAAAGACGAATATATCACATGGAATAAGATGATCTTATTCACACGATTTCTATCAGATTAAAACAGTACCCATTAAAGTGTTCCATTAGTTACATATATCTACGATACTTAGTTACTACATAAGATCTCAATGAGATAATTCAGGAAGATTTGTTTTCAACAAACCGGTTTAGTTGATAATCAATAGATTAAAAGCGACTCGTCCcagaaaaattgttataaatatcTGGTTTAATTGGTCCCATCTATAGTGCCTAGAAATCTATAGATAGCACAGTTTCattattaaaaacaacatatttcttTAAATTCTATAAAAAGAAAGCACCAATCTGAATAAAAATCTACGCACTAGAACTATTCTACTGTAAAACTTATATACACAACCATACCTTGAAGCACAACATATTCGGGGGCATGCAGAGTGTGTTGCCAAAGCACCGGCTTACCTTCGCTGCCGTCGTAGCGGAACTTCTACGATTGCTGCTACCGTTGGGACCGGTGCAGCCGACTGCTATCCCACTGGAACCGGGTTTAATTTTGAAAGGGTTCTCACCACCATGACCTATTCGAAGGCCACCGGTGATGGCAACCGTGTCGTCTACGGTGGTCGATGATGAGGACGAAGAAGAAATGGTGTGGGCCGAGTTGGTCGTAAGCTGGTTCGGCTCTAGTGACGGTAGTAGAAGggctttttttatataaaagtatTGTGATTGTTGGACACAACACAACATGATAACAATGACAGTAATGGAGAAAGAGAAGATATGGATGGCGATAAACGAAACATTCAATTAAACGAAAACAACGTACATAAAACCAAAACTAATTACCTGGCGCTCGCTGAATATCTTTTAATCCTTTTTCGATGTTGATGGCAAGCTCCGAACCAGCTCGGGACCTTACCAGAACATTGTCCAGTTTCGGTAACTCGTACACGAACAGCTCACAAGCCGTACTAGGTTTGAttttttgctcgtttggaagtaTACAGTGAATTTGAGAGTTCGACAACTCACAAACCAGCATCAATTCGGGATCGAGGACGCACAGTTCGGCGAGCTGTATTTTCAGATCCCAATACTTCTGTTCCGAATTCAGTCGTAGGCCATATTTCACTGGGACCGAACCGTCCAACAGAGTTACTGAAAATGTACGAAATAGTATTATATTCTAGTAACAAAGATTCTATGTaaaacaaatcagaaaaagaaaaaaaaactattgcaatgCTTACCAAGAACTTCGCAATATGTGTAGTTCTCCACAGGAAGCGGCAGACTAAGCAAGCTGAACGGATCAAACCGGACCGAATCCCGTCCGCAACCCGTGCAGGTCACCTTGGATTTCAGCTGTCCATAGAAAAGATCCACGATAATACTTTGGTTTCGGGCGTTATGTTGAGACCAAGCTTCGGCAGCAACTTCCACATCCGATCGTCCATCAGAATCTTTCAGTTCGCTGTACGGTTTTTCCATCACTCGATTCAGATCTTCATGCAACGAATCGAGTAACCAGTCGAGAAGTTCTTGCGAATCGTGTTGACCCCCACCGGAGAATTGGGGAGCATGTTTCGTGACGCAGAAACGCAACTTAAGCGGAGCTATCGAACGCTGTGAAGCGGTCCATACCTCACGCAACAGTTCGGCATAGCGCACGGCAAGTTGACCTTTGGTTCCTAGTTTGTTGCTGACGTTTAGTTCGTACATATGCATCTTCTTTATGAAATATTGCGTGAGTGGTTGAGTGTTGAAAAGAACCTGTAGAGCTGCGTTCATGAAACAGGTGTTACCTAGGTTGTGTAATCCGGTTGCACCTGGTGGATGCTGTGATTGAATAGAAGCAAGTGTTCCCCGGCGTTCCAAATTTCCATAGCTGCTACTATGAGCTAGTGTTAGAGACCCCAGTTCTTCTGGCCAGGTTAAATCTTTATTGCGTATCTCTAGTAACAGTTGATCGTTATCTGATATGGCTAGTTCCTGAAGGGTTAGGTTATCATCTTCCAGCAAATTTCCATCGGTGATCCCCGTGGGAGTTGGCACTAGGTGCCAGAGCCGTATGTCTTCTATTCTGAGTTTCAGTCTTTGGCAGAGGAACTCAGCAACTTGCTTCACAGTGGCCAGTCGACTGAAGGCTGCTGTGTAAGCGAGATACTTTTTAGGAGGTTGTAAAACAGATGACACACTTGGATAACTACTGGTGGTCAATGTACCATAACCTCCAGCTATGCTACCCCAAGCACTGTTactctgttgttgttgttgctgattGGGTACACTTTGATGTCGGAGAATTCGCAGATTGTATGGATATAACTCTAGCTCAACGTCTCCTGTGCTCAGCGGTTGAATAGCTTGTCTCGGTAGTGGCAGAGGGCCACCATACCACTGGGATAGAGCTTTCCATAATGATTCAGGAACAAGCTCAAAATCTCGATGTTGTGCTAGCGTCAGATCCAGTTTCAAACGACCACCTTCTCCCGTCAGCGTCGGTATTTGTTTATAGAGAACTGGTGCTATCAAATTATTGTTGTCTATCATTCCCGGAGGTCCACCCGATTGCCTGCCGCATGAAATACCACTACTCCCTGAACCTAGACTCGATGAATCTCCGGTGTTAAGCAAATCACCCATGCTTTCCGTAGAGTTCGACGTAAAACTCTCATCGCATATCATCGCTTCGTCTACCCCGGCAATggaagcagcagcagtagcagtatTTTTGCGAACACTTCCATAACTTGCCGCCATTTTACAATGAACGCAAGTGGAATTCACCGAAGTTTGCGTATATTGGTTCCAAAATTGCCACCAATCGGATGAAATCAAGTACCAAAACTGACCAACTTTGTAGCCTCTTCTCACTTCTCGGGCTAACCAACCTCGTACTATGTCTCCTTCTAGATGTTTGCACTGTGGCCTCAGCCCCAGTACGATGTGGCATACCTCAAATAGTAAATCCAAAAACGGTTGAACCAAATTGGTGGTACTTTCTATGCTCCAAATCAAAAAATCCTCCTGAGTAaaccgaaattcaggaattggaTCGGGAATCTCTTTTTTCATTTTACCTTCGTCGCAATTCTGATTCACATCAGTGGCCCTTCGGTATAGTTCTTCTGTCACTTTTTTGCTGGTAACATTTTTGTAACAAGCAGGGTTCGTTTCTTTGGCgacaaataataaaatttcGATCATGTTGTTAACTTCAGCGAAATTTAACACTCCGTCTCGATCGATATCGAAaactttaaaacaaaatttacttCGCTCGACATTCGGGCCCCGGCAAGCAGCGCTTACCCCACAGCAAAGTTCCTTGAAGTCAATGTGACCATCGTGGTTCTCATCGAACGCCAGAAACACTCCACCCAGGGCGGTTCTGGGTACGGGAGGACAAATCAACGGGGCAAGTGATTCCAAATCTAGCTGACCAGTCAACGCCAGTCCTTTCAACAACCAAAACACCTTCTCCAAATCTCCGATGTCCTGTTCCTCCAGGTGGGTGACTCCTGCCAAACTCTGATAGAAGGTAGGGGTCTCCAGTTCCGAACTTAGATTGACACACGTATCCTGCAGCAaccatttcgacagcactgttGCTCCCTTATAGATTTGAATCCAAGATTTGAATTGCTCAAACGTAACTCGATCGTTTTGGCCAAACAACGCAACAGTGTACTTGGGAAGGCTGTTAATTTTACTCACTATCGATTGattggtgctgctgctgctgttgttgttgttgttggtagtTGCGCTGATGTTTGTTGCTGCGTTCAGAACATTGCTTTGGTACGTTGTTTCGATTTGTATAGCCTTCTGGAATTCTTGTTTCAGAATGTGAGTACCGGAGTCATTGCAGTATAGAGTCCATAGAAATCTGAAATGGAAAAATAAGGTAGAtgattttaaatattattttatatttacttTTAATTATTTCTACGATACGATCTTCTGAATTAAATTCCTAACATTAAATACTCTTCGTATGTGAAGATTGATGCgatcagtgctgtcgaaattgtgtattcaacatgaaaattttttaagtgtgtgtgtgtgtgtgtagtatCTTGTCTTTTTTCTTGAAAATGGCACCGAAGCAAGAGGAGCACCGCTTCAAAGTTTTGTTCGTACATCACGAAAATCCGAACTACCCGCACGGCAAGTTGGTGAAATCAACGTTCTCCAACGAAAAAggagggtgggtaatgtcacagacataactgaaggACGTGAATACGCATACTTCCGAAAATCGATAATCTTTCGTATTAGTTGGTTGTTTGTGTGAATTTGGCAAACATTGTATACTTCGCTTCCAGGATTGTAACGACGTAGTAGTACACGAACGTTCAATTTATCGACGACTAACAAATTCTACCACGCGGAACAAatgaaagtaaacaaacaacAATGTTTGTTTTTCTCCCGTGTGGCAGAATATATGTTCCTGTGGCTTGAAAAGCGACAGTTATATTGCAATCGGGACCATCACCTACGAAATGTGTATGCTGAAGTGCCTGAAAAAATGTCTGCTGTCTATCCTCAAGTTGCGTGTCGATTCTGCtgaatttatcatttttttagAAACGGGAGAAGACGAAAAACGTACAGGGGGTGCCGgaaaattcaaattggttctGAAAAAGAAACATGTTTctaaatttttattgaaaaacttgACACATCAAATACATTGCATATGAGACAGCCATGAGCTGATCATttcacagaaattctaagctcagcCTTAGGAACATATTAAAAAATCATAAACAAATACTCAGACCAGTCATACTTTATGGAGTATTATCTTGATCTTAAAGCGTCCTTCCTGTTTAAGAACAAATTATTTacatagactcacaaatatagaaccaataGTTAGTGTGAGGTCTTTTTACGCAGATTCCCgaacttaagggctgaggacactaccgtaaagtggtaggttttttactattttcccgtttcaaattaaattttcttggaaacggtgcagaatatagaaaaacctacCTGATAATGTctccgaaatttagttgagaatattctgtgaaatgattcattgagtttagcggtcgtgttgtatttttttctgactgcagaactgctgaaaattggaacgctcggaaatgcaaacctctacttgttcatcgaatatctcggctttgaaggcttgtatcataaatctaccgtgacaaagtctagataatttagtttagatgcgattagtacataaaaacatatatgttatcgcgataaaaataaagtcttgtatttttctgtgaaacaacaaagtcagtttcaatgcatccgccatttttttcgctttggtttcctgatagcattctgaaaaaggagagagaaataaaattggctcgacaaggctgccaaacacacagacattcaatctttgtgtaagttgaatattttttcattgttcattggaatcatgtaatgtccaacccatacgatagattaatgtgataaaacttctcatcaaaataataaaatgtatgctggcaacccggtacagtttgctcatatacgagggagtacaagagaaatacgatgcgcaaagggaattgagcgggccacgtggtcgatttaaaactcaacacgtggccctgtgttttttcgaattttcaaagttatgcggttttattGTTTTGTCTTTCCTGGAGCGcttttaacaaaaataaataaatttaaaaataaataaataaataaaaataggtTGAAAATCTCCATTGGGCACACTACTTTATCACCATTTGCCATAAACAGAGGAAAAAATAGCAGCTAAAAATTGTATTCATCAAAAAGCAAATGGTTTCGAAAGAGCCCTAATCGATATGACaattttaataaacaaaatctTAACACGCGAATAGTGTGCCAGAGCCATTTAGATCTTACGATTTCAACTGGGTTGATGGTCAAACATACTCCCTTGGAGAATTCCGATTTCTGTTTTCTAGTTCGGGAAGTACCGCAATCAGTGATCAAAGGTTTCAAAACGGAACTTTCTTCATCCGATTTtggccaccaaaaattcaaatgaaagatcttatgatcccatagattGCTACGAGATTTCATTCAGATCGGACATCTGGTTCCAAAATTATAAGATGAAACATGTACAATATATCCGTCACCTTAATGACGATACCAAGGACAGAAAAACTGTCTGGAAACTATGATAAAATCTTTTGTTGTAACTTTTGTTAGTTAAAACGGTTGCTAAACCAGTTGCTCTCAGAGAACTTGTTCTTCGATAGATCGAAATGTACATCCACAATCGAAAAAAGGGCGTCTCCTGcgcatgaaaaatatttgttacgGTCGTTACTGAATGGCggttctgtattctaaatggATGTAGAATTACACTTTCATGTAAAtaaatgtaacagtataaaatttgagtgaaattatttttctgatAAACTAATTGCACGAATATTTCTTTTCTGATTCCTTCATGTTT
This genomic window contains:
- the LOC131432883 gene encoding ubiquitin carboxyl-terminal hydrolase 32 isoform X1, with product MGAKDSKPSCISYEDAVKRVTDSELRRIKDAFKRSAGTTGSVLSKTAFVQDVLGDGVPAVVADWLFSACGGTTKGIAFKELLCGLVLLTKGTQDEKIRFLWTLYCNDSGTHILKQEFQKAIQIETTYQSNVLNAATNISATTNNNNNSSSSTNQSIVSKINSLPKYTVALFGQNDRVTFEQFKSWIQIYKGATVLSKWLLQDTCVNLSSELETPTFYQSLAGVTHLEEQDIGDLEKVFWLLKGLALTGQLDLESLAPLICPPVPRTALGGVFLAFDENHDGHIDFKELCCGVSAACRGPNVERSKFCFKVFDIDRDGVLNFAEVNNMIEILLFVAKETNPACYKNVTSKKVTEELYRRATDVNQNCDEGKMKKEIPDPIPEFRFTQEDFLIWSIESTTNLVQPFLDLLFEVCHIVLGLRPQCKHLEGDIVRGWLAREVRRGYKVGQFWYLISSDWWQFWNQYTQTSVNSTCVHCKMAASYGSVRKNTATAAASIAGVDEAMICDESFTSNSTESMGDLLNTGDSSSLGSGSSGISCGRQSGGPPGMIDNNNLIAPVLYKQIPTLTGEGGRLKLDLTLAQHRDFELVPESLWKALSQWYGGPLPLPRQAIQPLSTGDVELELYPYNLRILRHQSVPNQQQQQQSNSAWGSIAGGYGTLTTSSYPSVSSVLQPPKKYLAYTAAFSRLATVKQVAEFLCQRLKLRIEDIRLWHLVPTPTGITDGNLLEDDNLTLQELAISDNDQLLLEIRNKDLTWPEELGSLTLAHSSSYGNLERRGTLASIQSQHPPGATGLHNLGNTCFMNAALQVLFNTQPLTQYFIKKMHMYELNVSNKLGTKGQLAVRYAELLREVWTASQRSIAPLKLRFCVTKHAPQFSGGGQHDSQELLDWLLDSLHEDLNRVMEKPYSELKDSDGRSDVEVAAEAWSQHNARNQSIIVDLFYGQLKSKVTCTGCGRDSVRFDPFSLLSLPLPVENYTYCEVLVTLLDGSVPVKYGLRLNSEQKYWDLKIQLAELCVLDPELMLVCELSNSQIHCILPNEQKIKPSTACELFVYELPKLDNVLVRSRAGSELAINIEKGLKDIQRAPALLLPSLEPNQLTTNSAHTISSSSSSSTTVDDTVAITGGLRIGHGGENPFKIKPGSSGIAVGCTGPNGSSNRRSSATTAAKVSRCFGNTLCMPPNMLCFKHTTEVSASPDSTFIFNEIPQFANNAQYKDQSHKTISTTNLLNNVDIGWNASAGSGMSSEPDEQKTPCNECDIIYNDHATDESDPFPYVDSNTMHHHHQQQQQQKHHHHHQGDSFNLSAIRRPLSANSGGIYNNQPKNNYLIAVHRKLSRQDTYFLSHHKSRPGLFGVPLLIPCYDGVTNKELYCSVWLQVARLLSPLPPTPPDQSNHATDCDDSLGYDFPFTLRAVANGGRICALCPWSRFCRGCEIPCNDEPLLQGLNYSAALYSNSSTPNLSSREHTPTFRRKTYGSSSGSSLDGNQSSPTPSLRCLNSSHNQIAIDWDPTALHLRYQSTRERLWTEHESVSICRKQQTEPVDLDHCLRAFTSEEKLEQWYHCSHCKQKKPATKKLQIWKLPPILIVHLKRFNYVNNKWVKSQKVVNFPYEDFDPTPYLASVPQETILRHKELLEGTGSGHYGYDGRNHDCHDEIVEFDREMSMIDEVGDEVSLSSITGTIERVKSADTDGTDDGAAIAEKEPVSAGVACKVSEGSSTITPAIIGTQPVVCVRQEGNESEESPTKSKYRISAMSKGQRKRLVSSSLTKTPVVDGQFKDFHNHHLKADTDSFDLKYHLYAAVCHSGMLNGGHYISYAANPNGSWYCYNDSSCREIPVRPKIDPSTAYLLFYERRDLDYEPYLPKADGRHIPAEHLAEFEESENDLKKMCTLM
- the LOC131432883 gene encoding ubiquitin carboxyl-terminal hydrolase 32 isoform X2 codes for the protein MGAKDSKPSCISYEDAVKRVTDSELRRIKDAFKRSAGTTGSVLSKTAFVQDVLGDGVPAVVADWLFSACGGTTKGIAFKELLCGLVLLTKGTQDEKIRFLWTLYCNDSGTHILKQEFQKAIQIETTYQSNVLNAATNISATTNNNNNSSSSTNQSIVSKINSLPKYTVALFGQNDRVTFEQFKSWIQIYKGATVLSKWLLQDTCVNLSSELETPTFYQSLAGVTHLEEQDIGDLEKVFWLLKGLALTGQLDLESLAPLICPPVPRTALGGVFLAFDENHDGHIDFKELCCGVSAACRGPNVERSKFCFKVFDIDRDGVLNFAEVNNMIEILLFVAKETNPACYKNVTSKKVTEELYRRATDVNQNCDEGKMKKEIPDPIPEFRFTQEDFLIWSIESTTNLVQPFLDLLFEVCHIVLGLRPQCKHLEGDIVRGWLAREVRRGYKVGQFWYLISSDWWQFWNQYTQTSVNSTCVHCKMAASYGSVRKNTATAAASIAGVDEAMICDESFTSNSTESMGDLLNTGDSSSLGSGSSGISCGRQSGGPPGMIDNNNLIAPVLYKQIPTLTGEGGRLKLDLTLAQHRDFELVPESLWKALSQWYGGPLPLPRQAIQPLSTGDVELELYPYNLRILRHQSVPNQQQQQQSNSAWGSIAGGYGTLTTSSYPSVSSVLQPPKKYLAYTAAFSRLATVKQVAEFLCQRLKLRIEDIRLWHLVPTPTGITDGNLLEDDNLTLQELAISDNDQLLLEIRNKDLTWPEELGSLTLAHSSSYGNLERRGTLASIQSQHPPGATGLHNLGNTCFMNAALQVLFNTQPLTQYFIKKMHMYELNVSNKLGTKGQLAVRYAELLREVWTASQRSIAPLKLRFCVTKHAPQFSGGGQHDSQELLDWLLDSLHEDLNRVMEKPYSELKDSDGRSDVEVAAEAWSQHNARNQSIIVDLFYGQLKSKVTCTGCGRDSVRFDPFSLLSLPLPVENYTYCEVLVTLLDGSVPVKYGLRLNSEQKYWDLKIQLAELCVLDPELMLVCELSNSQIHCILPNEQKIKPSTACELFVYELPKLDNVLVRSRAGSELAINIEKGLKDIQRAPEPNQLTTNSAHTISSSSSSSTTVDDTVAITGGLRIGHGGENPFKIKPGSSGIAVGCTGPNGSSNRRSSATTAAKVSRCFGNTLCMPPNMLCFKHTTEVSASPDSTFIFNEIPQFANNAQYKDQSHKTISTTNLLNNVDIGWNASAGSGMSSEPDEQKTPCNECDIIYNDHATDESDPFPYVDSNTMHHHHQQQQQQKHHHHHQGDSFNLSAIRRPLSANSGGIYNNQPKNNYLIAVHRKLSRQDTYFLSHHKSRPGLFGVPLLIPCYDGVTNKELYCSVWLQVARLLSPLPPTPPDQSNHATDCDDSLGYDFPFTLRAVANGGRICALCPWSRFCRGCEIPCNDEPLLQGLNYSAALYSNSSTPNLSSREHTPTFRRKTYGSSSGSSLDGNQSSPTPSLRCLNSSHNQIAIDWDPTALHLRYQSTRERLWTEHESVSICRKQQTEPVDLDHCLRAFTSEEKLEQWYHCSHCKQKKPATKKLQIWKLPPILIVHLKRFNYVNNKWVKSQKVVNFPYEDFDPTPYLASVPQETILRHKELLEGTGSGHYGYDGRNHDCHDEIVEFDREMSMIDEVGDEVSLSSITGTIERVKSADTDGTDDGAAIAEKEPVSAGVACKVSEGSSTITPAIIGTQPVVCVRQEGNESEESPTKSKYRISAMSKGQRKRLVSSSLTKTPVVDGQFKDFHNHHLKADTDSFDLKYHLYAAVCHSGMLNGGHYISYAANPNGSWYCYNDSSCREIPVRPKIDPSTAYLLFYERRDLDYEPYLPKADGRHIPAEHLAEFEESENDLKKMCTLM
- the LOC131432883 gene encoding ubiquitin carboxyl-terminal hydrolase 32 isoform X3; this encodes MGAKDSKPSCISYEDAVKRVTDSELRRIKDAFKRSAGTTGSVLSKTAFVQDVLGDGVPAVVADWLFSACGGTTKGIAFKELLCGLVLLTKGTQDEKIRFLWTLYCNDSGTHILKQEFQKAIQIETTYQSNVLNAATNISATTNNNNNSSSSTNQSIVSKINSLPKYTVALFGQNDRVTFEQFKSWIQIYKGATVLSKWLLQDTCVNLSSELETPTFYQSLAGVTHLEEQDIGDLEKVFWLLKGLALTGQLDLESLAPLICPPVPRTALGGVFLAFDENHDGHIDFKELCCGVSAACRGPNVERSKFCFKVFDIDRDGVLNFAEVNNMIEILLFVAKETNPACYKNVTSKKVTEELYRRATDVNQNCDEGKMKKEIPDPIPEFRFTQEDFLIWSIESTTNLVQPFLDLLFEVCHIVLGLRPQCKHLEGDIVRGWLAREVRRGYKVGQFWYLISSDWWQFWNQYTQTSVNSTCVHCKMAASYGSVRKNTATAAASIAGVDEAMICDESFTSNSTESMGDLLNTGDSSSLGSGSSGISCGRQSGGPPGMIDNNNLIAPVLYKQIPTLTGEGGRLKLDLTLAQHRDFELVPESLWKALSQWYGGPLPLPRQAIQPLSTGDVELELYPYNLRILRHQSVPNQQQQQQSNSAWGSIAGGYGTLTTSSYPSVSSVLQPPKKYLAYTAAFSRLATVKQVAEFLCQRLKLRIEDIRLWHLVPTPTGITDGNLLEDDNLTLQELAISDNDQLLLEIRNKDLTWPEELGSLTLAHSSSYGNLERRGTLASIQSQHPPGATGLHNLGNTCFMNAALQVLFNTQPLTQYFIKKMHMYELNVSNKLGTKGQLAVRYAELLREVWTASQRSIAPLKLRFCVTKHAPQFSGGGQHDSQELLDWLLDSLHEDLNRVMEKPYSELKDSDGRSDVEVAAEAWSQHNARNQSIIVDLFYGQLKSKVTCTGCGRDSVRFDPFSLLSLPLPVENYTYCEVLVTLLDGSVPVKYGLRLNSEQKYWDLKIQLAELCVLDPELMLVCELSNSQIHCILPNEQKIKPSTACELFVYELPKLDNVLVRSRAGSELAINIEKGLKDIQRAPALLLPSLEPNQLTTNSAHTISSSSSSSTTVDDTVAITGGLRIGHGGENPFKIKPGSSGIAVGCTGPNGSSNRRSSATTAAKHTTEVSASPDSTFIFNEIPQFANNAQYKDQSHKTISTTNLLNNVDIGWNASAGSGMSSEPDEQKTPCNECDIIYNDHATDESDPFPYVDSNTMHHHHQQQQQQKHHHHHQGDSFNLSAIRRPLSANSGGIYNNQPKNNYLIAVHRKLSRQDTYFLSHHKSRPGLFGVPLLIPCYDGVTNKELYCSVWLQVARLLSPLPPTPPDQSNHATDCDDSLGYDFPFTLRAVANGGRICALCPWSRFCRGCEIPCNDEPLLQGLNYSAALYSNSSTPNLSSREHTPTFRRKTYGSSSGSSLDGNQSSPTPSLRCLNSSHNQIAIDWDPTALHLRYQSTRERLWTEHESVSICRKQQTEPVDLDHCLRAFTSEEKLEQWYHCSHCKQKKPATKKLQIWKLPPILIVHLKRFNYVNNKWVKSQKVVNFPYEDFDPTPYLASVPQETILRHKELLEGTGSGHYGYDGRNHDCHDEIVEFDREMSMIDEVGDEVSLSSITGTIERVKSADTDGTDDGAAIAEKEPVSAGVACKVSEGSSTITPAIIGTQPVVCVRQEGNESEESPTKSKYRISAMSKGQRKRLVSSSLTKTPVVDGQFKDFHNHHLKADTDSFDLKYHLYAAVCHSGMLNGGHYISYAANPNGSWYCYNDSSCREIPVRPKIDPSTAYLLFYERRDLDYEPYLPKADGRHIPAEHLAEFEESENDLKKMCTLM